The Apium graveolens cultivar Ventura chromosome 6, ASM990537v1, whole genome shotgun sequence genome contains a region encoding:
- the LOC141668031 gene encoding uncharacterized protein LOC141668031, with the protein MDARFRGQGFVVKPALNSLKNPCSTIHVGGAGSAADCADTTLRLDFPGSSVSAGLSASRGIKRKWSLSGGSLEQQIELPLCLGLGRSSSSSDSKGSSATACTTVSSAKETDEGSSMDLELDFSLHLGNEKVANLKNSAIPNHNAPILQTKVNLDLSLSFTPSASNISTSHFCSSASQHVVEYPKAVGGTNHKHEGSASSHWKRRNYVPPSLFLEQSLKELKPTSATPEISSSIATTPKSSVTCTSGITQQRSSNTKTCQFQGCGKGARGASGLCIAHGGGRRCQKPGCHKGAEGRTAYCKAHGGGRRCEFLGCTKSAEGCTDYCIAHGGGRRCSQEGCSRAARGKSGLCIRHGGGKRCTKENCTKSAEGLSGLCISHGGGRRCQYPACTKGAQGSTMFCKAHGGGKRCTFEGCTKGAEGSTPYCKGHGGGKRCSFEGGGVCPKSVHGGTLFCVAHGGGKRCAVPECTKSARGRTDYCVRHGGGKRCKYEGCSKSAQGSTDFCKAHGGGKRCSWGHQGSDFGKEDNPCNALARGKSGLCTSHGGLVQDRRVHGGATVGVMVQDSKTSDMMKEVSNTEDAGGDYMMMDRTLVPTAGCIGSAWSDGSLSVGLGATSVSAVVPEGRVHGGGLIALFSGSSEHLLDGKRNFIVGHPSEPQPGKFYVMPQKWV; encoded by the coding sequence ATGGATGCAAGGTTCCGCGGTCAAGGTTTTGTTGTCAAACCTGCTTTAAATTCATTGAAGAATCCGTGCAGCACCATCCATGTGGGGGGAGCTGGATCTGCAGCTGATTGTGCAGATACCACATTGCGACTTGATTTTCCCGGTTCTTCAGTCTCTGCAGGACTATCGGCATCAagaggaattaagagaaagtGGAGCCTGTCTGGTGGATCTTTAGAGCAACAAATTGAGTTGCCATTATGTCTTGGGTTAGGTCGTTCTTCAAGTTCCTCCGATAGTAAGGGAAGTTCAGCTACCGCATGTACCACAGTCTCTTCTGCCAAAGAAACTGACGAGGGGTCATCTATGGATCTTGAATTGGACTTTTCTCTCCATCTTGGTAATGAGAAGGTGGCAAATTTAAAGAACAGTGCCATCCCCAATCATAATGCACCCATTCTGCAGACTAAGGTTAATCTGGACTTGAGTTTATCCTTTACACCATCTGCATCTAATATTTCTACATCTCATTTTTGCTCGAGTGCATCTCAGCATGTTGTAGAATATCCAAAGGCTGTTGGTGGAACAAATCATAAACATGAAGGGTCAGCTTCCTCACATTGGAAGAGAAGAAATTATGTTCCACCAAGTCTCTTCCTCGAACAGAGTCTGAAAGAACTCAAACCAACTTCAGCTACTCCAGAGATTTCTTCCAGCATAGCAACAACACCAAAAAGCTCAGTAACCTGCACTTCCGGGATTACACAGCAGCGTAGCAGTAACACAAAAACATGTCAGTTTCAGGGATGTGGAAAGGGAGCAAGAGGTGCTTCTGGTCTTTGCATTGCCCATGGCGGGGGTAGGCGATGTCAAAAGCCTGGGTGCCATAAAGGAGCAGAGGGTCGAACTGCATATTGCAAGGCCCATGGTGGTGGCAGACGTTGTGAGTTTCTAGGATGTACAAAGAGTGCAGAAGGGTGTACAGATTATTGTATCGCCCATGGTGGGGGTCGGAGATGCAGTCAGGAGGGCTGTAGTCGTGCTGCCCGAGGCAAATCTGGATTGTGCATTCGACATGGGGGTGGAAAGAGGTGCACAAAGGAGAACTGCACAAAAAGCGCTGAAGGTCTCTCTGGTCTTTGCATCTCGCATGGAGGTGGGCGAAGGTGTCAGTATCCGGCATGTACAAAAGGGGCTCAAGGGAGCACAATGTTTTGCAAGGCACATGGCGGTGGCAAAAGGTGCACCTTTGAAGGATGCACCAAGGGGGCAGAAGGAAGTACACCTTATTGCAAGGGCCATGGTGGAGGGAAAAGGTGTTCGTTTGAGGGTGGTGGGGTCTGCCCAAAAAGTGTGCATGGAGGTACCCTTTTTTGTGTAGCACATGGGGGCGGTAAGAGGTGTGCTGTGCCAGAATGCACCAAAAGTGCTAGGGGTCGAACAGATTATTGCGTCCGACATGGTGGAGGGAAGAGGTGCAAATATGAAGGGTGTAGCAAAAGCGCACAAGGTAGCACCGACTTTTGCAAGGCTCATGGGGGAGGGAAAAGATGTTCTTGGGGCCATCAGGGTTCAGATTTTGGAAAAGAAGACAATCCTTGTAACGCATTGGCTAGGGGAAAGAGTGGATTGTGTACATCACACGGTGGCTTGGTACAGGATAGACGAGTTCATGGAGGTGCTACAGTGGGTGTTATGGTCCAGGATTCAAAGACTTCTGACATGATGAAAGAAGTTAGTAATACTGAGGACGCCGGTGGCGATTATATGATGATGGACAGGACTCTTGTTCCTACTGCTGGATGTATTGGGTCTGCTTGGAGTGATGGCAGTCTTTCAGTCGGATTAGGTGCTACATCAGTTTCGGCTGTAGTTCCAGAAGGGAGGGTGCATGGAGGCGGCCTCATTGCATTGTTTTCCGGAAGTTCAGAGCACTTGTTAGACGGCAAAAGAAACTTCATTGTTGGTCATCCTTCTGAACCCCAACCTGGGAAATTTTATGTGATGCCGCAAAAATGGGTGTAA